The nucleotide sequence TCAGTCCTTGGCAAATGAACTCTACAAAAAAGCAAAAGCTCTCACGCAGAGACGCAAAGCCGCAAAGGAACGCAAAGAAAAACTCTTTGCGGGTTCTTTGCATCTCTGTCCTGCCTCGGCGGGATGCGCTTTTGGTTTTGGCTCGTGCATGCTAAATTTGTTGTGCGCTGATTTTTATTCCATTCCGCTTGATGTCGAGCACGATGGGCAATTCTTCTTTCTCAAATTCTTCGGGTGAAAAGCAAATCGGCTCCAAATCAACATTGTATCGTGAAGCGCGACTGAGAATTTTTTGATTTATCGCAATCGAATTTTCGGAGTTGAGCGCCGGCGTGACAATGGCCGTATCAATGCTTGCCTTGCTCAAGCGACTATGAAGCCAAAGCTTTATCTTCTTCCATCCAAGCAGGGACATGGGTTCCATAAAGCACGTCAGGATCAATATCTGCACCGTTGCTCCATACAATCGTGCCCAACTCTTCATCAACTCGAACTGAACGAAAAAATTCCGGATCATTCTTCAGCGGCTCAAAAATCGGGCCTCTCAATAAAGGTTCAAGATTTACTACTTTTTGATCACCATTCGAGAATGTTAGTAACACGTTGAATCTTTCTAGCGGCTTAACACTTTTGATGGAAATCATAGGATCACCTCGGACTATTCAAGAGGCTCGATATCGTTCAACGGCATACCGGCTCTTGCTTGTTGCCAGTTTTGTCGTAACTCATCGCGATGAAGAGCCGCCCACTCCAACACCAAAGCCAACACCCGGCGAGGCAAACGGCCTTCGGTTATTTCAAGAGTGTCAATCGAAACCTTAGCGCTATGTTCCGCATACTTTACATGAAAATGCGGCGGAATGTGATCGTCATAAAACATACCAATGACGATTCCAAAGAATCGGCTGATCGTTGGCATTGGAAGAAAATTTATTTCAACCCCGCCAAAATCTCATCAATCTTCTCCGGCGTCAGGTTGTCGATGTACTTCTCGTTCAATTGCATCATGGGCGCGGTTTCGCAGGAGGCCAGGCATTCGACCGCGGTTAGCGTGAATTTTCCGTCGGCAGACGTTTCGCCATCTTTGATGCCGAGTTTTTTCTCGAGAAGCGTCATGATTTCGCGATGGCCGCGCAGCGTGCAGGAGATCGTGCGGCACACTTGAAAATGATACTTGCCCACCGGCTTTTGGCGGAACCAGGTATAAAACGAAAGAACTTCTTTCACCTTCACCACCGGCACACCCACCAGCGCCGCAATTCCTTCTTCCATTTCAACAGGAATATAGCCCTTCTCTTCCTGCACCAGATGCAAGATGGGCAGAAGCGCGGCGCGCTTGTTTTCCGCAGGATAATGTGTCAACACTTCGGCAATACGATCAAGTGAAGCCTGCGACAGATTCAAACTCATCGATCCAATTCTCCTGCAATCATATTCACGGTTCCGAAGGTCGCGATAATGTCGGCCACGGCATCGCCTTTGATCATTTCATGAAAGCCGGACATGAGCGCAAAACATGGCGGCCGCACATCGACGCGATAGGGATTGCCGCTGCCGTCGCTGATCACATAAAATCCCAGCTCGCCATTTGCGCCTTCCACGGCCCGATAGGCCTCGCCCACCGGCGGTTTGATGCCATAACCTTCCATGATCAGCATGAAATGATTCATCAACCCTTCGATGCTGCCATACACTTTTTCTTTCGCCGGCAAGGCCGCGCGTTTGTCGTTCGGGAAAATATTGTCGCGCAACCGCGAGTTGCCGCCGGAAAGCGTGGGATCAGTCAGCGCTTGAATTT is from Cytophagia bacterium CHB2 and encodes:
- a CDS encoding DUF2442 domain-containing protein: MISIKSVKPLERFNVLLTFSNGDQKVVNLEPLLRGPIFEPLKNDPEFFRSVRVDEELGTIVWSNGADIDPDVLYGTHVPAWMEEDKALAS
- a CDS encoding DUF4160 domain-containing protein, yielding MPTISRFFGIVIGMFYDDHIPPHFHVKYAEHSAKVSIDTLEITEGRLPRRVLALVLEWAALHRDELRQNWQQARAGMPLNDIEPLE
- a CDS encoding NAD(P)H-dependent oxidoreductase subunit E, whose product is MSLNLSQASLDRIAEVLTHYPAENKRAALLPILHLVQEEKGYIPVEMEEGIAALVGVPVVKVKEVLSFYTWFRQKPVGKYHFQVCRTISCTLRGHREIMTLLEKKLGIKDGETSADGKFTLTAVECLASCETAPMMQLNEKYIDNLTPEKIDEILAGLK